The following coding sequences lie in one Clupea harengus chromosome 23, Ch_v2.0.2, whole genome shotgun sequence genomic window:
- the LOC105902239 gene encoding LOW QUALITY PROTEIN: receptor tyrosine-protein kinase erbB-2 (The sequence of the model RefSeq protein was modified relative to this genomic sequence to represent the inferred CDS: inserted 4 bases in 3 codons; deleted 2 bases in 1 codon; substituted 1 base at 1 genomic stop codon): MKTSLLSSQENHHELLRLLYTDCSVIHGNLEITHLHGNPDISFLQTIVEVQGYVLVYDVSVSVIPLDSLRIIRGSQLYNNSYSLAVLNNTLSELRLHSLTEILLGGVDIQHNPLLCFPNPQTINWGDTLDINNKYRDQRLLQTVADNCPSCSTACGSKGCWGDKDKDCQTLTNVQCAAGCLRCKGPHPNDCCHTQCAAGCTGPKDTDCLACRHYNNSGTCKENCPPPIIYNPITFQSMANPDKRLSFGATCVITCPHNYLAMDAACTLVCPKDNQEVIVTHPDGPETQECERCEKCLKVCHGLGMGSLQGVSAVNSSNIDLFAGCKKIYGSLVFLNQSFQGDPALNLSGLTPEQLQVFKNLEEITGYLYIESWPAEMKNLSVFENLKLIRGRMLYKGVLSLGVQTLEHVESLGLRSLERVNGGLVLIHDNPHLCYTRSVPWDAILRATQSTSVSIISNRNGNTTSCEAEGHVCHALCGEGGCWGHGPDQCVECVSFQRGTECVEECNIFEGSVREFTYENQTRCVPCHSECQPINGSASCDGPGAHQCLECLNVQDGAMCVPKCPSGNKEDQHMVWKYPNATGHCQSCNTNCTMSCPLDERGCPIAVKTGAGTSIAAAVGGVLLFFILLGLLVFYMHRQRHRKKKENMRRIMQEHELVEPLTPSGATPNQAQMRILKETELKKLRVLGSGAFGTVYKGIWAPDGEHVKIPVAIKVLRENTSPKANKEILDEAYVMAGVASLYVCRLLGICLTSTVQLVTQLMPYGCLLDYVRENHEYIGSQSLLTWCVQIAKGMSYLEDVRLVHRDLAARNVLVKSPTNVKITDFGLARLLDIDETEYHADGGKVPIKWMALESILHRKFTHQSDVWSYGVTVWELMTFGAKPYDQLPARDIPELLEGGERLPQPPICTKELYMIMVNCWKIXPESRPRFKELVTEFGTMAKDPARYVVIQNDEQMNMAGPVDSQFFRRLMEEEGGTSPSCWNAEEYLVPQPGFFXDPQGENQTNGPSRHHSHRSTDQPLMEVDGVPGGRSMYRANSTLARASTQRCVGAVGGSGGGSWGAPYPXLARSTSHRSPGAQSDNVFPDVGGGRGGERPPCQSRRYCMDPTFPNGFPEGGEVETDGGPQPLLRNTLPRRQHKQPGXYVNQEVDSERPSTLPRKGVEYRQRNGMSTGHSVDNPEYLVPPGSVSPAYDNPYYLDLVAKQQAVAAANDRSMGGLTPTVSPSHRHLNGFVTPTAENPEYLGLADTWSGQKDHT, encoded by the exons ATGAAGACATCCCTGCTGTCCAGTCAGGAGAATCATCATGAGCTGCTCAGGCTCCTCTACACGGACTGCAGCGTCATCCATGGCAACCTGGAGATCACACACCTACACGGCAACCCAGACATCTCCTTCCTACAg acCATAGTGGAGGTGCAAGGCTATGTGTTGGTGTAtgatgtgtcagtgagtgtgataCCCCTGGACAGTCTACGCATCATCAGAGGCAGCCAGCTCTACAACAACAGCTACTCTCTGGCCGTCCTGAATAACACACTCAGCGAACTGCGTCTGCACAGCCtcacag AGATCCTGCTGGGTGGGGTGGACATCCAGCACAACCCCCTCCTCTGCTTCCCCAACCCCCAGACCATCAACTGGGGCGACACCCTGGACATCAACAACAAGTACAGAGACCAGCGCCTCCTGCAGACAGTAGCAGacaact GCCCGAGCTGTTCCACTGCTTGTGGATCAAAAGGATGCTGGGGGGACAAGGACAAGGACTGCCAGACAT taACTAATGTCCAGTGTGCGGCGGGGTGTCTGCGTTGTAAGGGTCCCCACCCTAATGACTGCTGCCACACACAGTGTGCTGCCGGCTGCACTGGACCCAAAGACACTGACTGCTTG GCGTGTCGTCACTATAACAACAGTGGCACCTGCAAGGAGAACTGCCCCCCTCCCATCATCTACAACCCCATCACCTTCCAGTCCATGGCCAACCCCGACAAGAGGCTCAGCTTCGGGGCCACCTGTGTCATAACCTGCCCCC ataactaTCTGGCCATGGATGCGGCCTGCACCCTCGTCTGCCCCAAGGACAACCAGGAAGTCATCGTTACGCATCCGGATGGCCCTGAGACGCAGGAATGTGAAAGATGTGAAAAGTGCCTCAAAG TGTGCCATGGACTGGGTATGGGCTCTCTCCAGGGGGTGTCTGCGGTGAACTCCTCCAATATCGACCTCTTCGCTGGCTGTAAGAAAATCTACGGCAGCCTGGTCTTCCTCAACCAGTCCTTCCAAGG AGACCCAGCCTTAAACCTGTCGGGGCTGACCCCGGAACAGCTGCAGGTGTTCAAGAACCTGGAAGAGATCACAG GGTACTTATACATTGAGAGCTGGCCAGCAGAGATGAAAAATCTGAGTGTATTTGAGAACCTGAAGTTGATCCGTGGAAGGATGCTTTACAA gGGGGTGCTCTCCCTGGGGGTCCAGACCCTGGAACACGTCGAGTCTCTGGGGCTGCGGTCACTCGAGCGTGTCAACGGCGGCCTGGTCCTCATCCATGACAACCCCCACCTGTGCTACACGCGCTCCGTGCCGTGGGACGCCATCCTGAGAGCCACGCAGAGCACCAGCGTCAGCATCATCAGCAACCGCAACGGGAACACAACCAGCTGCG AGGCTGAGGGTCATGTGTGCCACGCcctgtgtggggagggggggtgctgGGGTCACGGCCCAGaccagtgtgtggagtgtgtgtcctttcagcGCGGAAccgagtgtgtggaggagtgcaACATCTTTGAAGG ATCTGTGCGGGAGTTCACTTACGAAAACCAAACTCGCTGTGTTCCCTGTCACTCAGAGTGTCAACCAATCAATGGTTCAGCTTCCTGTGATGGCCCG GGGGCGCATCAGTGCCTGGAGTGTCTGAATGTGCAGGACGGTGCCATGTGTGTGCCCAAATGCCCCAGTGGCAATAAGGAGGACCAGCACATGGTGTGGAAGTACCCTAATGCCACTGGGCACTGCCAGTCCTGCAACACCAACTGCACCATGTC GTGTCCGCTGGATGAGCGTGGCTGTCCCATCGCAGTGAAAACCGG GGCAGGCACCTCCATCGCAGCAGCAGTGGGTGGAGTTCTGCTCTTCTTCATCCTGTTGGGTCTGCTGGTGTTCTACATGCACCGCCAGAGGCACCGCAAGAAGAAGGAGAATATGAGGAGGATCATGCAGGAGCATGAG CTGGTGGAACCTCTGACCCCGAGTGGAGCCACGCCCAACCAGGCCCAGATGCGCATCCTGAAGGAGACGGAGCTCAAGAAGCTCAGGGTCCTCGGCTCCGGAGCCTTTGGAACCGTCtacaag GGAATCTGGGCCCCAGATGGAGAGCATGTGAAGATCCCAGTGGCCATAAAGGTTTTGCGTGAGAACACCTCACCCAAGGCCAACAAAGAGATCCTGgat GAGGCGTATGTGATGGCGGGTGTTGCCAGCCTGTACGTGTGTCGTCTCCTGGGCATCTGCCTGACGTCCACCGTGCAGCTGGTCACACAGCTCATGCCCTACGGCTGCCTGCTGGACTACGTGCGGGAGAACCACGAGTACATCGGCTCGCAGTCGCTCCTCACCTGGTGTGTGCAGATCGCCAAG ggcATGAGCTACTTGGAGGATGTGAGGCTCGTGCACAGAGACCTGGCTGCCCGGAACGTTCTAGTAAAGAGCCCCACCAACGTTAAGATCACAGATTTTGGTCTGGCCAGGTTGCTGGACATTGACGAGACGGAGTACCACGCGGATGGAGGAAAG gttcCCATTAAGTGGATGGCCTTGGAGTCCATCCTCCACAGGAAGTTTACCCATCAGAGTGACGTCTGGAGCTACG gtgTTACCGTGTGGGAGTTGATGACCTTTGGAGCTAAGCCCTATGACCAGCTTCCTGCGCGGGACATCCCCGAGCtcctggaggggggagagaggctcccccagccccccatcTGCACCAAGGAGCTGTACATGATCATGGTCAACT GCTGGAAAA GACCGGAAAGCCGACCCAGGTTTAAGGAGCTGGTGACTGAATTCGGTACAATGGCCAAAGACCCTGCCCGCTACGTGGTCAttcag aacgATGAGCAGATGAACATGGCGGGCCCAGTGGACAGTCAGTTCTTCCGCaggctgatggaggaggaggga ggaacgTCCCCGAGCTGCTGGAATGCTGAGGAATACCTGGTCCCGCAGCCGGGGTTCTT CGACCCCCAGGGGGAGAACCAAACCAACGGACCCAGCAGACACCACTCGCATCGG AGCACAGATCAGCCGCTGATGGAGGTTGACGGCGTGCCAGGTGGGCGGAGCATGTATCGTGCCAATAGCACGCTGGCACGAGCCAGTACCCAACGCTGCGTGGGCGCTGttggggggtcgggggggggcaGTTGGGGGGCCCCGTACC TCCTGGCCCGCAGTACCTCCCACCGCTCCCCAGGGGCGCAGTCCGACAACGTGTTCCCTGACGTGGGGGGTGGACGGGGGGGAGAACGGCCCCCCTGCCAGTCCAGGAGGTACTGCATGGACCCCACCTTCCCCAACGGTTTcccagaaggaggagaggtggagacgGACGGAGGCCCACAGCCCCTTCTCAGAAACACTCTGCCCCGCAGGCAACACAAGCAgccagggtga TATGTGAACCAGGAAGTGGATTCGGAGCGTCCGAGCACGCTTCCCAGGAAGGGGGTGGAGTATCGGCAGCGCAACGGGATGTCGACGGGTCACAGCGTGGACAACCCCGAGTACCTGGTGCCGCCCGGGAGCGTCTCCCCCGCCTACGACAACCCCTACTACCTGGACCTGGTGGCCAAACAGCAGGCGGTGGCTGCCGCTAACGACCGGAGTATGGGCGGGCTCACGCCAACCGTGTCCCCGTCCCACCGGCACCTCAACGGCTTCGTCACGCCCACCGCGGAAAACCCGGAGTACCTGGGGCTGGCGGACACCTGGAGTGGACAGAAGGATCACACCTGA